One window of the Zea mays cultivar B73 chromosome 3, Zm-B73-REFERENCE-NAM-5.0, whole genome shotgun sequence genome contains the following:
- the LOC103649543 gene encoding uncharacterized protein isoform X3: protein MFACRSLLARASRLTRPAIPSAAGSPLRYLHQGSYCRNKLASFVMEGAQGSSIVTKHNKRQSPVQRWRPVSTEAVPQHHQDDIIETSNSGSKKIIEDCIASSENLPPDGTTNVVEVTANDASSSKNNLSFGYSSTKVVIEDHAELSGFNKDLAGSNVFGTHSSSVEAVQSRQLDYSHFISLPLALHPDLVNKLNYFQSSILGEENSNKDGSQSEGSIGEMDYDHKQAEAKMGAKGSQSDFGIDKSIFIKPETFHLTVLMLKLWNKERIDKASDVLQSVSTQVNEALENRPISIQLRGLTCMKGFPAKARVVYVPVLEVGSEGRLAHACKVITDAFIKAGLVFERDVRELKLHATVMNVRHRKRNKRNTWTDSFDARGIFGRFGKAEWGAYPIHEIHLSQRFKFDRSGYYYCCSSIPLPAEMHTE, encoded by the exons ATGTTCGCCTGCAGGTCTCTCCTCGCAAG GGCTAGTCGGCTCACTCGGCCTGCGATTCCAAGCGCCGCCGGTTCGCCGCTTCGTTACCTCCACCAG GGATCATATTGTCGAAATAAGTTGGCCTCATTCGTGATGGAAGGGGCGCAAGGATCAAGCATTGTGACAAAACACAATAAAAGGCAGTCTCCTGTGCAGAGATGGAGGCCAGTTTCAACAGAAGCAGTTCCCCAGCATCACCAAG ATGACATTATTGAGACATCAAATTCTGGAAGCAAGAAAATTATAGAGGATTGCATAGCTTCTAGTGAGAATTTGCCACCAGATGGAACAACCAATGTTGTTGAAGTTACCGCCAATGATGCTTCATCGTCAAAAAATAATTTAAGTTTTGGGTACAGTTCAACTAAAGTAGTTATAGAAGACCATGCGGAGTTATCTGGCTTCAATAAGGATCTAGCTGGGTCCAATGTCTTCGGGACACATTCCTCCTCTGTTGAG GCGGTTCAAAGTCGACAGCTTGACTACTCTCATTTCATATCACTTCCATTGGCTTTACACCCAGATCTTGTCAACAAACTGAACTACTTCCAGAGTTCGATCCTTGGGGAAGAAAACAGTAACAAAGATGGGAGCCAAAGTGAAGGTTCTATTGGTGAAATGGACTATGACCACAAGCAAGCGGAAGCAAAAATGGGTGCCAAAGGCTCCCAATCAG ATTTTGGCATTGACAAGTCAATATTTATCAAACCCGAAACGTTTCACCTGACGGTTCTTATGTTGAAGTTGTGGAACAAGGAACGTATAGATAAGGCCTCGGATGTGCTCCAG TCAGTATCTACCCAAGTAAATGAAGCTTTGGAAAATCGACCTATTTCCATACAGCTTAGGGGTCTG acatGCATGAAAGGCTTTCCAGCTAAGGCTCGGGTGGTATATGTTCCAGTGCTGGAAGTTGGTAGCGAAGGGCGCCTAGCTCATGCTTGCA AAGTCATAACTGACGCGTTTATCAAGGCAGGCCTAGTTTTTGAAAGGGACGTGAGAGAACTGAAG TTGCACGCGACCGTAATGAACGTGCGGCACAGGAAGAG AAATAAACGGAACACATGGACGGATTCGTTTGATGCCCGGGGCATATTCGGGAGATTTGGGAAGGCGGAGTGGGGTGCATATCCCATCCATGAGATCCACCTTTCTCAGAGGTTCAAGTTTGACAGAAGTGGGTACTACTATTGCTGCTCGTCGATCCCCTTGCCTGCGGAGATGCACACGGAGTGA
- the LOC103649543 gene encoding uncharacterized protein isoform X5 codes for MEGAQGSSIVTKHNKRQSPVQRWRPVSTEAVPQHHQDDIIETSNSGSKKIIEDCIASSENLPPDGTTNVVEVTANDASSSKNNLSFGYSSTKVVIEDHAELSGFNKDLAGSNVFGTHSSSVEAVQSRQLDYSHFISLPLALHPDLVNKLNYFQSSILGEENSNKDGSQSEGSIGEMDYDHKQAEAKMGAKGSQSDFGIDKSIFIKPETFHLTVLMLKLWNKERIDKASDVLQSVSTQVNEALENRPISIQLRGLTCMKGFPAKARVVYVPVLEVGSEGRLAHACKVITDAFIKAGLVFERDVRELKLHATVMNVRHRKSRNKRNTWTDSFDARGIFGRFGKAEWGAYPIHEIHLSQRFKFDRSGYYYCCSSIPLPAEMHTE; via the exons ATGGAAGGGGCGCAAGGATCAAGCATTGTGACAAAACACAATAAAAGGCAGTCTCCTGTGCAGAGATGGAGGCCAGTTTCAACAGAAGCAGTTCCCCAGCATCACCAAG ATGACATTATTGAGACATCAAATTCTGGAAGCAAGAAAATTATAGAGGATTGCATAGCTTCTAGTGAGAATTTGCCACCAGATGGAACAACCAATGTTGTTGAAGTTACCGCCAATGATGCTTCATCGTCAAAAAATAATTTAAGTTTTGGGTACAGTTCAACTAAAGTAGTTATAGAAGACCATGCGGAGTTATCTGGCTTCAATAAGGATCTAGCTGGGTCCAATGTCTTCGGGACACATTCCTCCTCTGTTGAG GCGGTTCAAAGTCGACAGCTTGACTACTCTCATTTCATATCACTTCCATTGGCTTTACACCCAGATCTTGTCAACAAACTGAACTACTTCCAGAGTTCGATCCTTGGGGAAGAAAACAGTAACAAAGATGGGAGCCAAAGTGAAGGTTCTATTGGTGAAATGGACTATGACCACAAGCAAGCGGAAGCAAAAATGGGTGCCAAAGGCTCCCAATCAG ATTTTGGCATTGACAAGTCAATATTTATCAAACCCGAAACGTTTCACCTGACGGTTCTTATGTTGAAGTTGTGGAACAAGGAACGTATAGATAAGGCCTCGGATGTGCTCCAG TCAGTATCTACCCAAGTAAATGAAGCTTTGGAAAATCGACCTATTTCCATACAGCTTAGGGGTCTG acatGCATGAAAGGCTTTCCAGCTAAGGCTCGGGTGGTATATGTTCCAGTGCTGGAAGTTGGTAGCGAAGGGCGCCTAGCTCATGCTTGCA AAGTCATAACTGACGCGTTTATCAAGGCAGGCCTAGTTTTTGAAAGGGACGTGAGAGAACTGAAG TTGCACGCGACCGTAATGAACGTGCGGCACAGGAAGAG CAGAAATAAACGGAACACATGGACGGATTCGTTTGATGCCCGGGGCATATTCGGGAGATTTGGGAAGGCGGAGTGGGGTGCATATCCCATCCATGAGATCCACCTTTCTCAGAGGTTCAAGTTTGACAGAAGTGGGTACTACTATTGCTGCTCGTCGATCCCCTTGCCTGCGGAGATGCACACGGAGTGA
- the LOC542647 gene encoding aquaporin TIP4-4, which produces MAKFALGHHREASDAGCVRAVLAELILTFLFVFAGVGSAMATGKLAGGGGDTVVGLTAVALAHTLVVAVMVSAGLHVSGGHINPAVTLGLAATGRITLFRSALYVAAQLLGSTLACLLLAFLAVADSGVPVHALGAGVGALRGVLMEAVLTFSLLFAVYATVVDPRRAVGGMGPLLVGLVVGANVLAGGPFSGASMNPARSFGPALVAGVWADHWVYWVGPLIGGPLAGLVYDGLFMAQGGHEPLPRDDTDF; this is translated from the exons ATGGCAAAGTTCGCTCTTGGTCACCACCGCGAGGCCTCCGACGCCGGCTGCGTCCGTGCCGTCCTCGCCGAGCTCATCCTCACCTTCCTCTTCGTCTTCGCCGGCGTTGGCTCCGCCATGGCAACAG GGAAGCtggccggcggcggcggggacACGGTAGTGGGCCTGACGGCGGTGGCGCTGGCGCACACGCTGGTGGTGGCCGTCATGGTGTCAGCGGGGCTGCACGTCTCCGGCGGCCACATCAACCCGGCCGTGACGCTGGGCCTCGCCGCCACGGGCCGCATCACGCTGTTCCGCTCCGCGCTCTACGTGGCCGCCCAGCTGCTCGGCTCCACGCTCGCCTGCCTCCTCCTCGCTTTCCTCGCAGTTGCCGACAGCGGCGTGCCCGTGCACGCGCTGGGCGCCGGCGTCGGCGCGCTCCGGGGCGTGCTCATGGAGGCCGTGCTCACCTTCTCGCTGCTCTTCGCGGTCTACGCCACCGTCGTCGACCCGCGCCGCGCCGTCGGCGGCATGGGCCCGCTGCTGGTGGGCCTGGTCGTCGGCGCCAACGTGCTCGCCGGCGGGCCCTTCTCCGGCGCGTCCATGAACCCCGCGCGCTCCTTCGGCCCCGCGCTCGTGGCTGGGGTGTGGGCCGACCACTGGGTCTACTGGGTCGGGCCTCTTATCGGTGGGCCGCTCGCTGGGCTGGTCTATGACGGCCTCTTCATGGCCCAGGGCGGACACGaaccgcttcccagggatgacacCGACTTCTAG
- the LOC103649543 gene encoding uncharacterized protein isoform X2: protein MFACRSLLARASRLTRPAIPSAAGSPLRYLHQGSYCRNKLASFVMEGAQGSSIVTKHNKRQSPVQRWRPVSTEAVPQHHQDDIIETSNSGSKKIIEDCIASSENLPPDGTTNVVEVTANDASSSKNNLSFGYSSTKVVIEDHAELSGFNKDLAGSNVFGTHSSSVEAVQSRQLDYSHFISLPLALHPDLVNKLNYFQSSILGEENSNKDGSQSEGSIGEMDYDHKQAEAKMGAKGSQSDFGIDKSIFIKPETFHLTVLMLKLWNKERIDKASDVLQSVSTQVNEALENRPISIQLRGLTCMKGFPAKARVVYVPVLEVGSEGRLAHACKVITDAFIKAGLVFERDVRELKLHATVMNVRHRKSRNKRNTWTDSFDARGIFGRFGKAEWGAYPIHEIHLSQRFKFDRSGYYYCCSSIPLPAEMHTE, encoded by the exons ATGTTCGCCTGCAGGTCTCTCCTCGCAAG GGCTAGTCGGCTCACTCGGCCTGCGATTCCAAGCGCCGCCGGTTCGCCGCTTCGTTACCTCCACCAG GGATCATATTGTCGAAATAAGTTGGCCTCATTCGTGATGGAAGGGGCGCAAGGATCAAGCATTGTGACAAAACACAATAAAAGGCAGTCTCCTGTGCAGAGATGGAGGCCAGTTTCAACAGAAGCAGTTCCCCAGCATCACCAAG ATGACATTATTGAGACATCAAATTCTGGAAGCAAGAAAATTATAGAGGATTGCATAGCTTCTAGTGAGAATTTGCCACCAGATGGAACAACCAATGTTGTTGAAGTTACCGCCAATGATGCTTCATCGTCAAAAAATAATTTAAGTTTTGGGTACAGTTCAACTAAAGTAGTTATAGAAGACCATGCGGAGTTATCTGGCTTCAATAAGGATCTAGCTGGGTCCAATGTCTTCGGGACACATTCCTCCTCTGTTGAG GCGGTTCAAAGTCGACAGCTTGACTACTCTCATTTCATATCACTTCCATTGGCTTTACACCCAGATCTTGTCAACAAACTGAACTACTTCCAGAGTTCGATCCTTGGGGAAGAAAACAGTAACAAAGATGGGAGCCAAAGTGAAGGTTCTATTGGTGAAATGGACTATGACCACAAGCAAGCGGAAGCAAAAATGGGTGCCAAAGGCTCCCAATCAG ATTTTGGCATTGACAAGTCAATATTTATCAAACCCGAAACGTTTCACCTGACGGTTCTTATGTTGAAGTTGTGGAACAAGGAACGTATAGATAAGGCCTCGGATGTGCTCCAG TCAGTATCTACCCAAGTAAATGAAGCTTTGGAAAATCGACCTATTTCCATACAGCTTAGGGGTCTG acatGCATGAAAGGCTTTCCAGCTAAGGCTCGGGTGGTATATGTTCCAGTGCTGGAAGTTGGTAGCGAAGGGCGCCTAGCTCATGCTTGCA AAGTCATAACTGACGCGTTTATCAAGGCAGGCCTAGTTTTTGAAAGGGACGTGAGAGAACTGAAG TTGCACGCGACCGTAATGAACGTGCGGCACAGGAAGAG CAGAAATAAACGGAACACATGGACGGATTCGTTTGATGCCCGGGGCATATTCGGGAGATTTGGGAAGGCGGAGTGGGGTGCATATCCCATCCATGAGATCCACCTTTCTCAGAGGTTCAAGTTTGACAGAAGTGGGTACTACTATTGCTGCTCGTCGATCCCCTTGCCTGCGGAGATGCACACGGAGTGA
- the LOC103649543 gene encoding uncharacterized protein isoform X1: protein MFACRSLLARASRLTRPAIPSAAGSPLRYLHQGSYCRNKLASFVMEGAQGSSIVTKHNKRQSPVQRWRPVSTEAVPQHHQDDIIETSNSGSKKIIEDCIASSENLPPDGTTNVVEVTANDASSSKNNLSFGYSSTKVVIEDHAELSGFNKDLAGSNVFGTHSSSVEAVQSRQLDYSHFISLPLALHPDLVNKLNYFQSSILGEENSNKDGSQSEGSIGEMDYDHKQAEAKMGAKGSQSDFGIDKSIFIKPETFHLTVLMLKLWNKERIDKASDVLQSVSTQVNEALENRPISIQLRGLTCMKGFPAKARVVYVPVLEVGSEGRLAHACKVITDAFIKAGLVFERDVRELKLHATVMNVRHRKSSRNKRNTWTDSFDARGIFGRFGKAEWGAYPIHEIHLSQRFKFDRSGYYYCCSSIPLPAEMHTE, encoded by the exons ATGTTCGCCTGCAGGTCTCTCCTCGCAAG GGCTAGTCGGCTCACTCGGCCTGCGATTCCAAGCGCCGCCGGTTCGCCGCTTCGTTACCTCCACCAG GGATCATATTGTCGAAATAAGTTGGCCTCATTCGTGATGGAAGGGGCGCAAGGATCAAGCATTGTGACAAAACACAATAAAAGGCAGTCTCCTGTGCAGAGATGGAGGCCAGTTTCAACAGAAGCAGTTCCCCAGCATCACCAAG ATGACATTATTGAGACATCAAATTCTGGAAGCAAGAAAATTATAGAGGATTGCATAGCTTCTAGTGAGAATTTGCCACCAGATGGAACAACCAATGTTGTTGAAGTTACCGCCAATGATGCTTCATCGTCAAAAAATAATTTAAGTTTTGGGTACAGTTCAACTAAAGTAGTTATAGAAGACCATGCGGAGTTATCTGGCTTCAATAAGGATCTAGCTGGGTCCAATGTCTTCGGGACACATTCCTCCTCTGTTGAG GCGGTTCAAAGTCGACAGCTTGACTACTCTCATTTCATATCACTTCCATTGGCTTTACACCCAGATCTTGTCAACAAACTGAACTACTTCCAGAGTTCGATCCTTGGGGAAGAAAACAGTAACAAAGATGGGAGCCAAAGTGAAGGTTCTATTGGTGAAATGGACTATGACCACAAGCAAGCGGAAGCAAAAATGGGTGCCAAAGGCTCCCAATCAG ATTTTGGCATTGACAAGTCAATATTTATCAAACCCGAAACGTTTCACCTGACGGTTCTTATGTTGAAGTTGTGGAACAAGGAACGTATAGATAAGGCCTCGGATGTGCTCCAG TCAGTATCTACCCAAGTAAATGAAGCTTTGGAAAATCGACCTATTTCCATACAGCTTAGGGGTCTG acatGCATGAAAGGCTTTCCAGCTAAGGCTCGGGTGGTATATGTTCCAGTGCTGGAAGTTGGTAGCGAAGGGCGCCTAGCTCATGCTTGCA AAGTCATAACTGACGCGTTTATCAAGGCAGGCCTAGTTTTTGAAAGGGACGTGAGAGAACTGAAG TTGCACGCGACCGTAATGAACGTGCGGCACAGGAAGAG CAGCAGAAATAAACGGAACACATGGACGGATTCGTTTGATGCCCGGGGCATATTCGGGAGATTTGGGAAGGCGGAGTGGGGTGCATATCCCATCCATGAGATCCACCTTTCTCAGAGGTTCAAGTTTGACAGAAGTGGGTACTACTATTGCTGCTCGTCGATCCCCTTGCCTGCGGAGATGCACACGGAGTGA
- the LOC103649543 gene encoding uncharacterized protein isoform X4 — MEGAQGSSIVTKHNKRQSPVQRWRPVSTEAVPQHHQDDIIETSNSGSKKIIEDCIASSENLPPDGTTNVVEVTANDASSSKNNLSFGYSSTKVVIEDHAELSGFNKDLAGSNVFGTHSSSVEAVQSRQLDYSHFISLPLALHPDLVNKLNYFQSSILGEENSNKDGSQSEGSIGEMDYDHKQAEAKMGAKGSQSDFGIDKSIFIKPETFHLTVLMLKLWNKERIDKASDVLQSVSTQVNEALENRPISIQLRGLTCMKGFPAKARVVYVPVLEVGSEGRLAHACKVITDAFIKAGLVFERDVRELKLHATVMNVRHRKSSRNKRNTWTDSFDARGIFGRFGKAEWGAYPIHEIHLSQRFKFDRSGYYYCCSSIPLPAEMHTE; from the exons ATGGAAGGGGCGCAAGGATCAAGCATTGTGACAAAACACAATAAAAGGCAGTCTCCTGTGCAGAGATGGAGGCCAGTTTCAACAGAAGCAGTTCCCCAGCATCACCAAG ATGACATTATTGAGACATCAAATTCTGGAAGCAAGAAAATTATAGAGGATTGCATAGCTTCTAGTGAGAATTTGCCACCAGATGGAACAACCAATGTTGTTGAAGTTACCGCCAATGATGCTTCATCGTCAAAAAATAATTTAAGTTTTGGGTACAGTTCAACTAAAGTAGTTATAGAAGACCATGCGGAGTTATCTGGCTTCAATAAGGATCTAGCTGGGTCCAATGTCTTCGGGACACATTCCTCCTCTGTTGAG GCGGTTCAAAGTCGACAGCTTGACTACTCTCATTTCATATCACTTCCATTGGCTTTACACCCAGATCTTGTCAACAAACTGAACTACTTCCAGAGTTCGATCCTTGGGGAAGAAAACAGTAACAAAGATGGGAGCCAAAGTGAAGGTTCTATTGGTGAAATGGACTATGACCACAAGCAAGCGGAAGCAAAAATGGGTGCCAAAGGCTCCCAATCAG ATTTTGGCATTGACAAGTCAATATTTATCAAACCCGAAACGTTTCACCTGACGGTTCTTATGTTGAAGTTGTGGAACAAGGAACGTATAGATAAGGCCTCGGATGTGCTCCAG TCAGTATCTACCCAAGTAAATGAAGCTTTGGAAAATCGACCTATTTCCATACAGCTTAGGGGTCTG acatGCATGAAAGGCTTTCCAGCTAAGGCTCGGGTGGTATATGTTCCAGTGCTGGAAGTTGGTAGCGAAGGGCGCCTAGCTCATGCTTGCA AAGTCATAACTGACGCGTTTATCAAGGCAGGCCTAGTTTTTGAAAGGGACGTGAGAGAACTGAAG TTGCACGCGACCGTAATGAACGTGCGGCACAGGAAGAG CAGCAGAAATAAACGGAACACATGGACGGATTCGTTTGATGCCCGGGGCATATTCGGGAGATTTGGGAAGGCGGAGTGGGGTGCATATCCCATCCATGAGATCCACCTTTCTCAGAGGTTCAAGTTTGACAGAAGTGGGTACTACTATTGCTGCTCGTCGATCCCCTTGCCTGCGGAGATGCACACGGAGTGA